The genomic region CCTGCCGAAGCCGCTCCGGGACCGCGTGGCGTTTGTCGACCCCGACGGCAGCCAGCGTGGCAACACGAACCCGGACGAGGCCGACCGCATCGCCGAGATAGTGGCGTCATACCGGGAGGCCGGCGTGCGGGCCGACGACATCGGCGTCATCGCGCCGTACCGCGCGCAGGTCGCGGAGATTTCCAAGCGCCTGCCCGACGTGACCGTCGACACGGTCGACCGGTTCCAGGGGTCGAGCAAGGAGGTCATCGTCATTTCGTTTGTCGCCACCGGAACGCTCGACAGCCCCATCTTCGAGGACTACCGGCGCATCAACGTCGCGCTCACGCGGGCAAAGAAGGCGCTCGTCCTCGTCGGCGACGGCGATGCGCTGGCGACCGACGAGGTGTACGGTCGGATGGTCGAGTGGGCGCGCGGGTAGTCAGGCCTCGCTCGACCGCTCGGAGGCGTCGCCGCTCTGTCGCCTTTCTGAGCGCTCTCTCCCGGCCCGGCGGGCGGCGATGTCGGCCCGGAGCCGCTCGCGAAGCGCGTCTCTGAGTTGGCTTGCGGTGTCCTCGTCGATATCGTACACGCGGGCGATACCGCCGAGCAGGCTGGAGGAACTCGCCGTGTCGGCCCCGACCGTCGCCAGGTCGCGGCGGCGCTGGAACGGCGACCGGGTGACGAACACCGTCTGGAGCCGGTAGTACGGGACGATACGGGTCGTCCGCCGCCAGAACCCGCTCCGTGTCGCAAGCACGGACTCGCTCAGGTCGTACCCGCGGTGTCGCCAGCGGAGGTGGGCCGCCGGCACGACGGGGAGAAAGAGGAGGGCTGTGAGCCACCAATAGCCCGTCCCCAGCACTAGCGAATCGACGGCGTAGGCGACCGCGGTGAGGCCAGCTGCGGCCAGCGAGAAGCGCGCGAGATAGCGCCGTCGGGCACGTTTGGGCGACCGGTCGAAGTCAAGGTCGCCGAACGGTTCGATGTCACGGGCCAGTTCGTACACTTCCTCGCGTGGTGCAAGCGGGACGGCGACACCCTGGGTCGACTGCTGGTTCCCGCCGCTGTAGCCGGCCGTCTCGACGGCCAGCGTCGCGTAGCCGAACCGCCGCATCAGGACGTTTTCGCGGATGGTGACCGTCTGGACCTTCTCCAGTGGGATGTTGCCGCTGTAGCGGCGCAACAGACCCCGCTCGTACCGCAGGTCGCCGTCGGCCTGCGTGAGCTGGAAGCCGTAGTATTCGACGACGGTTAGCGCCACGCTGACGACAAGTGCGAGCAAGAGGAACTGGACGAGCGAAACCGCAGCGAAAATGCCAAGTCGCGTGGTTTCTGGTGAGCTGGCTAGCCAGCGGACGACAGGCCCATTCAGCGATGCTCCAACGAGGGTCGCATTGAACCGCAGCACGGCCCAGACAATGTCCATCCCCAGCGGGAGCGATGCGAGCGTCAGGACCGGCGCAGCCGGCCGAACGGAGACGAGCGCGTACGTCAGGAGTTCGCGCTGGTCGAACGCGAACAACAGCGACCCGTCCGGCTGGTCGCGGTCCTCCACCTCCGATGTCGAACCCGGCTCCGCGAACTCATTCGCGGTCTGGGCGTCGCCCGCGCGTGCCGGAGTGGGACCAGTCACACCGGGGAGGTCCGCGTGGGCCGACCGGACCGCTGTCGCAGTCTCAGACACCGCATCGGAGTGGGCTGCCGCAGTTTCGTCGTCGTCCCGGTCGTGGGTCCGAACGTAGTTCCGCAGGCGTCTGACTTCGGCCTCGTCGACTGCATCGAGGGTGGCCTCTGTCGCGCTGCCACCGGCCGTCTCGAAGCGGACAATAGCGAGGCCAAGCAGGCGATTGAGGATATTCTGCTCGACATCGAGATTCTGGACGCGGCCCAGCGGAATCTGCCGGGACTGTCTGGCGAAGACACCGGATTCGACGGTGAGCGTGTCCCCGTCAAGTTCGTAGCGAAAGCGGAGATAGCGCGCCAGTGCGTAGCCGCTGAATGCCAGCGCGCCGAACAGGCCAAGCAGCGGAACCGCGAACGCCGGGAGTCCGAGCATTCCGGTCCCGAGTGATCCTCCGAAGAAGCCGAAGAAGCCGCCCTGTAGCGCCGCTCGGGCGACGCGCAGGACCGCACTTCGCGGGTGGAGCCGGTTCATACCGCGTCGGTGGCCTCGCTCTCGTTTGCGAGGTCGCGTAGCTGCTCGCGCAGTTCGGTTGCCCGTTCCGGCCGCAGCCCGGGAATAGTGATGTCCGCGCCGCGGGTCCCGGCGGTGTAGACGACGACACTCGCTAGCCCGATAGCGCGTTCGACCGGACCGCGCGTGGTATCGACGTGCTGAACGCGGACATACGGGACTGACGTGTCGGTCCGAGTGACGACCCCACGAAGGAGAAACAGTGCGTCGTCTTGCAGGTCAAATCGCCAGATGCGGTGGGCAGCGACGGCGTGGACGACACCCAGAACCACGAGCACGACCCAGCCGCCGACGATGACCGTCTGTGGCAGTGAGACAGCAAACCGATCGACGAGATACGCGATGACGCCGAGCACCGACGCCTGAATAACTGTCGACAGAATCCACAGCAGTCTCACCCGCGGGTGAATCGACTCCATGCCCGGATTGAGGGGCCGGCCGCGGATTAACGGTTTGGCTCCGGGGCGAAATTGGAAGGGTTTCGACCCACACACGGGGCAAACAGCGGGCAGAATTGTCCGGAACTTCGAAAAATGTCCTTGTATGCCCCCGCCGCCGAACAAAGCGTATGCCACGACACCGACGGACGTTTCTGACGACGCTCGCCACTGCAAGTGTCACGCTCCCGCTCGCCGGCTGTGCCGGCGGCGACGAGCAATCCGGAGACGAGGAGACTGAGGCAATGAGCGACGAGGAGACTGATGCAATGGAGGGCGAAGGACTGACGGACTCGATGGAGGGCGAGGGAATGACTGAGTCGATGGGCGGCGGCGAAACGAACAGTTCGATGGAACAAGAGAGCGACACGGAATCGATGGAGGGGAGCCCAATGACCGAATCGATGACGGAGTCCGAAATCGGCGAGTCGATGGGTGACGACGAGATGACCGAAAACGGGACGGCGTCGTAAGTCACCCGGGATGGCCGTAGCGGACTACACGCGCTCGTTGACCTGTTCGGCGACCCGCTCGCCGGGCCGCCGGAGATGGCCGCTCTCGACCTCGTAGACGTACCCGGTCACGCTCACGTCGTCGGGAATCAGTTCGTGGTTTTCGAGGTACTCGACCTGTGCCGCACACGCCGCGTCGATGTCGTCGGTCATCCGGACCCACTCCGCGATGGACGCATCACCGATGGTTAGCTCCGGCAGCGCCGGGTCGAGATCGACGTCGTCGAGGTCGCCGTCGACCGCCGCCTCGAACCCCGCGACCACGTCCTCGTCGGACGCGCTCATCATCCCACAGTCGGTGTGGTTGACGACGATGATTTCGGTCGTATCGAAGTACTGTGTTGTCAGCGCGGCCGAGCGAATCACGTCGTCTGTTACTTTGCCGCCGGCGTTGCGGTATATCTGTGCGTCGCCCAGCGAGAGGCCGAGCGCCTCCTCGACGGGGATGCGCTCGTCCATGCAGGCGACGACGAGCAACTGCTTGTCGGTCGGAATCCCCTTCCGGCGACGCCGCGCCCAGTCGTCCCGCGCGTCGACGCCCTCGTCGACTGATTCGTGGACGTGACCGGCCTCCGGTTCTTCGTGCTCGTGTGCGCCGTCGCTCCCGTGTGTGTGGTGTGGCATTGCAGGACACGCCTTTGTGCCCCGTGGTCTTTACTGCTTGCTCGACGGCAGGCCAGCGGACAGAAGGCACCCAGTCGAACGGTGCCAGCCGCTCAGTCGTCAGTGGCGACGGCGCTGTCGTCGGCGTCCCCGTTCTCGATTTCGTTCAGGACTCGCTGGTGGAACTCCTGCAGGACGGCCGATTCGTCCTCGGCCAGCACCACGTCGCTGGCCATCAGCGTCGCCAGGCCGAAGGCCCGCGGCGACGGCGAGTCCACGCGGGTTCGGACCACCTCGACGTCGCCGTCCCGCATCGCACGCAGGACTGACTCGATGCCGTCGACGTTCAGTTTGTCCTCCAGAATCTCGCGGTAGGTCTCCTCGACGACGGCGAACTCGCCCAGGTCCTCCGCAAAGCCCAGCAGCATCTCCGAGGAGACCTGCTGTTCGCTGGCCGATTTCTCGTAGCCCTTGTAGCGTTTGAGTATCATCAGCGACCGCGTGGCGTTGATGCGGAAGTACCGCTGGAGGAGGTCCGTCCCGTCGAGGCTGGCCCGCAGGTCCTCGCGGGCCGTCTCCGGGTCCAGGTCGCGGACGATACGCGAGATGTCGACCTTTCGGTTCAGCGGCATCGAGAGGGTGAAGCCGTTGTCGGCGACGGCGACCTGGACGTTCGCGCTTGCTTCTCGAGCGATGTGGTACGCCAGGAGCCGCGAGAAGCCGTCGTTGAACCGCCGGCCGTAGTTCGAGTGGACGTGGTAGTGGCGCTCGTACTCGTCGTGGTCCAGCGCCTCCTCGATGACCAGTCGGTCCGACGTGGCGACGCTCTCGGCCCCCGCGTAGGCCACCTGCTCGCGGAACATCCGTGCGATGGCGCGCACGCTGTTCTCGTCGACGGGGAAGGTCCGGAGCCAGTTCCGAACTTCGGACATGCCGCCGTCGGCCAGCCGGTCCAGCAGTTGCCCCTGGAAGTCGAGTATCTCACGGCCGAGGTCATACGAGAGGGGGAGCCGCTCCGAGAACCACGACGGGACCGTCGGCCGCGCTGCCGTGCGGTCGACGTACACCTTCGACCCGCGGCGGTAGCGGTACTCGAAGTTGTCCCCGCCCAGCACGAACACGTCGCCTTTCTCCAGCGTGTCCAGGTACGACTCGTCCAGTTGGCCGACCCAGCTGTCGTCGCTCCGGGTCACCACGTCACAGGTAAACGAGTCCGGAATCGTCCCGATGTTGGTCATGTAGATGACCCGCGCGAGCCGGCCGCGCTTGCCGATGAGGCGCTCGCCCACGTCGTAGCCCTCGTAGTGGTGCTGGCCGTCGGGCGCGTCGTTCGTGTCCCGCCAGATTTTCGCGTAGACGTTCTTGTCCTCCATCCCGGGGTAGTCGGCGGTCATGTACCGCATCAGTTGCTCCCAGTCCTCGTCGTCGTAGTTCCGGTACGGGTAGGCCCGACGGAGGACGCTCTTGAACATCTCCTCGGGGCGAACGTCGTTGATCGCCATGCCGTAGACGTGCTGGGTAGCCACGTCCTGGGCGTTCTCCGGGATGAACACGCGGTCGACGAACCCCCGCTCGGCCTTTTCGAGCATCACCGCACACTCGACCAGTTCGTCGCGGTCCAAGGCGATGACCCGGCCTTCGACAGTCTCGCCGAGTTGGTGGCCGGCGCGACCGATTCGCTGGAGCAACGCGGCGACGGATTTCGGTGATCCGACCTGCACGACGAGGTCGATGTGTGGCATGTCGATGCCCAGTTCCAGGCTCGTCGAAGTCGTCACCACGTCCAGGGTCCCGGCTTTCAGCGACTCCTCGATGTCGCGGCGCTTCTCCTTCGAGAGCGAGCCGTGGTGACAGCCAGAGTTGGACTCGTCGTAGTCGTCGAACGTCTCCCGGAGGTTGTGCAGGACCCGCTCGGCCCCGGAGCGCGTGTTCGTGAACACGAGCGTGTTCGTATGCGACTGGATGTGCTTGTGGAGTTGCCTGTAGAACCGCTCGGTGACGATGTCTCGGGGCGTGTTGATGAGGTCGTCGGCCGGACAGGACAGCTCCATGTCGAAGTCGCGGGCGAAGCGCGTGTCGACGATTTCGTAGTCGCGTGGGTCTCCCCCGGGTTCCTCACAGCCGACCAGGAACTCCGCGACGGTGTCCAGCGGCTCGACGGTGGCCGAACAGCCGATTCGCGTCGGCGGTTCCTCGACCATCTCCTCTAACCGCTCAAGAGACACCGAGAGGTGAGTCCCGCGCTTGTTCTCCGCGAGGCTGTGTATCTCGTCGACGATGACGTACTCGATAGTTTCGAGTTTCTCCTTGAACTTCGGGGAGTTCAGGAGGATGGCAAGCGTCTCCGGCGTCGTGTTGAGGATGTGGGGCGTGGTTTCGAGCATCGCCTGGCGCTCGCTGTCGCTGGTGTCGCCGTGGCGGATGGCGTGCCGGATTTCGACGTCCTCGCCCCGCTCGTCGAGCTTGGCCGTGATGCCATCGAGTGGCTGTTCGAGGTTCCGGTGGATGTCGTTTGCCAGCGACTTCAGCGGCGAGACGTACAGGCAGTAGACGGAGTTCTCCAGGTCGTCCTCGCGGGCCTTCCCGAACAGTTCGTTGATGATGCCGGTAAAGGAGGCCAGCGTCTTGCCGCTGCCCGTCGGGGCACAGATGAGGGCGTTCTCGCCCTCGTGGATGAGCGGGATGGCCTCCTTCTGTGGCGGCGTGAAGAAGCCGCCGTTGCCCGGGACGAACTCTCCGAACTGCTCGACCCACCACTCCTGAACGACGGGCGCGAGGCGGTCAAGCACCTCCGCGTCGTCAATGTCGACCGCGTCCGGGTCGAAGTCCGGGTCCGTCGCCGCGAGACGCTCGCGTCCTCCCATTGTCGGTTCTTACCGAGTAGTAGGACCGCCGCGGCAAGTGGGTTCCGCCATATCGACGGGGAAAACGCCTAAGCGACCCCCGCGTCTGGCCTGGGGCATGGCCGAATCCTTCGACGTACTGACGCCGCTGGTGACACCATTCGACGCCGATGGCGAGCTTGATGTCGCGGGCCTGGAGTCGCTGGTCCGGCACGTCTCGGCGGCCGGCGTCGACGGCATCGTCCCCTGCGGGACGACCGGCGAGTTCGAGACGCTCTCGCCCGAGGAGTACCGGACCGTCGTCCGAACTGCAACGGAGACCGCGCCCGAGGACTGCCGCGTCATCGTCGGGACGGCCGCAACCGACGTTCCGACGGTCCACGACCGGATGGCCTTCGCCGCCGAACAGGGCGCTGACAGCACGTTGGTCGTGCCGTCGTACTACGGCGGCCAGGCCAGCGAGGCGGGCAACGAGGCGTTCTTCGACGCGGCGCTCGCCGACGCGCCGCTGCCGGTCTATCTCTACAACATCCCCGGGGCCGTCGGGCAGAAACTGTCCGTCGAGACGGTCGCCGCGCTCGCCGAGTCGGACGCCGTCGCAGGGCTCAAAGACTCCTCGGGGGACCTGCCCTACGTCACGTCGGTCCTCGACCGGACGCCTGAGGATTTCACGGTCTACCAGGGCCACGACGGCCTGTTCGTCCCGTCGCTCGTGCTGGGCGGCGACGGCGGGGTCAGCGCGCTCTCGCACCTGCTGTTCGACGATCTGGAGCGGGCGGGCACTGCCGTCGCCAGCGGTGATGTTGCACAGGCCAGAGCGGTCCAGCGGGATGTCCTCTCACCACTCTCGGAGGCGTGTGCCGAGTTCGGCTTCGCGCCCACGGTGAAAGCGCTGCTCGCCGACCGCGGCGTCATCGACCACGCGACGGTGCGGCCGCCCCGGACCTCGCTCTCGCCGGACGCGGTCGCGTCGGTGACAGAGCGGCTGGAGTGACTCCAGACTCAAACAAGTCTGTGAGGTTCCACGAGATTCATTACGCTGGGCGGCAGTGAACGGAATATATGTCGTTGCTGCCCTCCCGCGGTCCCGACACGAGCACCTCACAGGACGGGGAGCTGCAGGTCGTTGGGGTCGACGAAGACGTTTCGGCGGTCCTCGATGCCCTTTCTTCCGAGACGGCCAGAGAGATACTCAACACGGTCTACGAGGAGCCGGGAACGCCCTCCGAACTGGCAGACCGGCTCGATATGTCGATACAGAAGGTGTCCTATCATCTGGAGAAACTGGAAGACGAGGAACTCATCGCCGTCGCTGGGGTCCAGTACTCCGAGAAAGGTCAGGAGATGAAGGTGTACGAGCCTCCGGAGGACCCGCTGGTGTTGTTCGTCGGCACGCAGGAGCGCAAGCAGTCCCTCCGGTCGCTCGTCCGCCGTGTCCTCCCTGTTATCGGTATCCTCACCGCGGCCAGTGTTATGCTGCAACTCCTGCTCGGACAGTTCCCGATTCAGTTCGGGAGTGCGGGGGCTGGCGGCGGAGACGCGGGAGCCGGCGATGAGGCTTCCCAGGGCGGTGGGGACGCTGAGAGTCTTGACGCGGCGAACCAGACAGAGCCCAT from Haloarcula rubripromontorii harbors:
- a CDS encoding PH domain-containing protein — its product is MNRLHPRSAVLRVARAALQGGFFGFFGGSLGTGMLGLPAFAVPLLGLFGALAFSGYALARYLRFRYELDGDTLTVESGVFARQSRQIPLGRVQNLDVEQNILNRLLGLAIVRFETAGGSATEATLDAVDEAEVRRLRNYVRTHDRDDDETAAAHSDAVSETATAVRSAHADLPGVTGPTPARAGDAQTANEFAEPGSTSEVEDRDQPDGSLLFAFDQRELLTYALVSVRPAAPVLTLASLPLGMDIVWAVLRFNATLVGASLNGPVVRWLASSPETTRLGIFAAVSLVQFLLLALVVSVALTVVEYYGFQLTQADGDLRYERGLLRRYSGNIPLEKVQTVTIRENVLMRRFGYATLAVETAGYSGGNQQSTQGVAVPLAPREEVYELARDIEPFGDLDFDRSPKRARRRYLARFSLAAAGLTAVAYAVDSLVLGTGYWWLTALLFLPVVPAAHLRWRHRGYDLSESVLATRSGFWRRTTRIVPYYRLQTVFVTRSPFQRRRDLATVGADTASSSSLLGGIARVYDIDEDTASQLRDALRERLRADIAARRAGRERSERRQSGDASERSSEA
- a CDS encoding ATP-dependent helicase, with the translated sequence MGGRERLAATDPDFDPDAVDIDDAEVLDRLAPVVQEWWVEQFGEFVPGNGGFFTPPQKEAIPLIHEGENALICAPTGSGKTLASFTGIINELFGKAREDDLENSVYCLYVSPLKSLANDIHRNLEQPLDGITAKLDERGEDVEIRHAIRHGDTSDSERQAMLETTPHILNTTPETLAILLNSPKFKEKLETIEYVIVDEIHSLAENKRGTHLSVSLERLEEMVEEPPTRIGCSATVEPLDTVAEFLVGCEEPGGDPRDYEIVDTRFARDFDMELSCPADDLINTPRDIVTERFYRQLHKHIQSHTNTLVFTNTRSGAERVLHNLRETFDDYDESNSGCHHGSLSKEKRRDIEESLKAGTLDVVTTSTSLELGIDMPHIDLVVQVGSPKSVAALLQRIGRAGHQLGETVEGRVIALDRDELVECAVMLEKAERGFVDRVFIPENAQDVATQHVYGMAINDVRPEEMFKSVLRRAYPYRNYDDEDWEQLMRYMTADYPGMEDKNVYAKIWRDTNDAPDGQHHYEGYDVGERLIGKRGRLARVIYMTNIGTIPDSFTCDVVTRSDDSWVGQLDESYLDTLEKGDVFVLGGDNFEYRYRRGSKVYVDRTAARPTVPSWFSERLPLSYDLGREILDFQGQLLDRLADGGMSEVRNWLRTFPVDENSVRAIARMFREQVAYAGAESVATSDRLVIEEALDHDEYERHYHVHSNYGRRFNDGFSRLLAYHIAREASANVQVAVADNGFTLSMPLNRKVDISRIVRDLDPETAREDLRASLDGTDLLQRYFRINATRSLMILKRYKGYEKSASEQQVSSEMLLGFAEDLGEFAVVEETYREILEDKLNVDGIESVLRAMRDGDVEVVRTRVDSPSPRAFGLATLMASDVVLAEDESAVLQEFHQRVLNEIENGDADDSAVATDD
- a CDS encoding PH domain-containing protein, whose translation is MESIHPRVRLLWILSTVIQASVLGVIAYLVDRFAVSLPQTVIVGGWVVLVVLGVVHAVAAHRIWRFDLQDDALFLLRGVVTRTDTSVPYVRVQHVDTTRGPVERAIGLASVVVYTAGTRGADITIPGLRPERATELREQLRDLANESEATDAV
- a CDS encoding beta-class carbonic anhydrase, with the protein product MPHHTHGSDGAHEHEEPEAGHVHESVDEGVDARDDWARRRRKGIPTDKQLLVVACMDERIPVEEALGLSLGDAQIYRNAGGKVTDDVIRSAALTTQYFDTTEIIVVNHTDCGMMSASDEDVVAGFEAAVDGDLDDVDLDPALPELTIGDASIAEWVRMTDDIDAACAAQVEYLENHELIPDDVSVTGYVYEVESGHLRRPGERVAEQVNERV
- a CDS encoding dihydrodipicolinate synthase family protein — its product is MAESFDVLTPLVTPFDADGELDVAGLESLVRHVSAAGVDGIVPCGTTGEFETLSPEEYRTVVRTATETAPEDCRVIVGTAATDVPTVHDRMAFAAEQGADSTLVVPSYYGGQASEAGNEAFFDAALADAPLPVYLYNIPGAVGQKLSVETVAALAESDAVAGLKDSSGDLPYVTSVLDRTPEDFTVYQGHDGLFVPSLVLGGDGGVSALSHLLFDDLERAGTAVASGDVAQARAVQRDVLSPLSEACAEFGFAPTVKALLADRGVIDHATVRPPRTSLSPDAVASVTERLE
- a CDS encoding ArsR/SmtB family transcription factor — encoded protein: MSLLPSRGPDTSTSQDGELQVVGVDEDVSAVLDALSSETAREILNTVYEEPGTPSELADRLDMSIQKVSYHLEKLEDEELIAVAGVQYSEKGQEMKVYEPPEDPLVLFVGTQERKQSLRSLVRRVLPVIGILTAASVMLQLLLGQFPIQFGSAGAGGGDAGAGDEASQGGGDAESLDAANQTEPISTPTASDDGGFQIAEATETPEATPAPARTPAPEADTPVMTEAARRLTTDAAASGGFHIEPGVAFFLGGLLVLTLYVSFWAYRNYR